Genomic window (Desulforapulum autotrophicum HRM2):
CCGAGGTGTTGAAGTATGACGATCTCATGGAACTTGGGTCTGAGGATGCCGTTAAAAAAGCGGGGAAGTTTTACGTCCAGGGAAAAGACTATCCTGTGGTTGACGGTGATATTCTCAATATCCGGTTCAAGGTGTAGATAACTGGGGGGTTGAATGAACCCATGAACAGGTATGATAAAAGGCTCTTTTGCCACGATCTTCCCACTAAACCCGATCCCACCATGGGTATTATCCTTGTCACCGGTGCCACAGGATACATCGGCGGGCGGCTTGTCACCGAGCTTCTGGCCCGGGGGTATCGGGTTCGTATCATGGTCAGGGTCGCTTCTCCCGACCACCAGGAGCGGTGGCCGGGTGCTGAGATTGTTACCGGCGACGCCTTGAGTGTTCCCTGTCTCACGGATGCATTTAAAGGGGTCCATGGGGCCTATTATCTGATTCATTCGATGCTCCTGGGCCAGGATGAGTTTGAAACCGTGGATATCATGGCTGCCGTGAATTTCAGGAAAGCGGCTGAAAGCCAGGGGGTCGAACGGATTATCTACCTTGGCGGTCTGGGCGATTCCCGGGATTCCCTGTCTCCCCATTTAAGGAATCGGAACCAGGTGGGGGCTACCCTTAAAGGGGGCAGGGTGGCGGTCACTGAACTCAGGGCCGCCATCATCATGGGCTCGGGATCCGTGTCCCATGAGATCATCAAATCCCTTGTGGTGGATGCCCCCATTCTTCCCCTGCCTGCATGGAGTCGGACACGCTGTCAGCCCATTGCCATTCGGGACGTTGTCAAATACCTGGTGGGCGTGCTTGAAATTCCTGATACAGCAGGCCGTTCCTTTGATATCGGGGGACCCGATATATTGACCTATGGCGAAATGATCCGGACCATGGCAAGAATTCTCAATAAAAAACCGTGGTTCATGCCTTCTCCCATTCAGAGTGTCAGTGTGAATGCCTATCTGGTGAGTCTGATCACCCCGGTGCCGGCAACCATCACCCGGGCGCTTTTTGAGGGTATCGTCAACGAGGTGGTCTGCCGGGAGAACCGCATCAGACAGAGTCTGTGGTTTGATCTTCTCTCCTATGAAGAGTCAGTGAAAAGGGCCCTTGCCATGGAGGATCTCAACACCGTTACCACACGTTGGTCCGATGCCTATCCCCGGGATTACTCCCTGGCCGTAAGGCTCGACCAGTTGCCTAGGCCACCCCTCTATACCAGCACCTGCAGCATTGAGAGCACCAAGACGGCCCAGGCAATATTTCGTTCTGTCTGTGGCATCGGAGGGGAGCGGGGGTGGTTTCACAGCAACCTTTTGTGGAAGCTCAGGGGTATGGCCGACAGGATGATGTTCGGGGTGGGAACGGCAAGGGGTCGAAAGCACTCCGTGGGCCTCAAGGTCAACGATGTAATTGACTTCTGGCGGGTGGAACGCATCATTTATGACGCGCATCTGCTCCTGAGGGCTGAGATGCAGGTGCCGGGTTTTGCCTGGCTGGAGTTTACGGTCGAGCCCTCCAGGGGGCGGCATCTCTTAACGGTGACAGCCTATTTCCATCCCAGGGGAATGTGGGGAAAAATTTACTGGTATGCCATGCTTCCCTTTCACTATTTTATCTTCACCGATATTATCCGGCAGATAGAGGCAGCCGCCTGATTTTCAGCCTGGGGAACTGACCCTGGATTCAAGTTGACCTATGCGGGTTCCTGTGTAAAGATGGCTGCAAATTCGGTAGACGTTCAGTTGTTTTGAGATCCAAATGATTTGAGATTCAAACAGGAGATGTCATGATAAAGATTGGTTTTATTCGTTTTCCCCAGGAAATGGCCGATCAGGTTGCCGATTGCTACACCCGTCTGCCCCAGGCCCCAAAAGAGGTGAAGATCAAGGAGACCTATGTCTACGATGAATCTGGAGAGGATGCCCGGGCGTTTTCGATTTTTGAGTACCGCACTGCCCATAAAGCCCTGGCGGCTGAATACCTTGAAACCCGGTATCAACTTTTTTCCAAGATTCCGGGTCTTACCTATTCCATTGAAAACTGGCTTTCTGTTGGCGATGCATTGGCAGTTGTCGGCACCGGGGATTTTAACTCCCATTTCTCCATTCATGGCTGAAATTGTTTGGCCTGTGCGGTTCGCTTTCAGACTGGCACGACAAAAAATAAAGTTCGCCGGACTTATACAAGTTTCATGTAAAAAAGATAGCTGCACAGGCCAATTGCTTATATGGCCCCGCTGGATTTAAGGGCAAAAAGAACAATCTTCTGCATGAGCTTTTCCTGCATGGTCTCGGGGTCTTCAAGGCCCATGCGCTCAAGGTAGGGTCTGGCAGTTTTAGGAATTGAGGACAGGCCCTGGCCGATAAGGCCGGGCATGATGGCAAATTTGTTTTCCTCAGCCTTTTGTTTGAACTGTCTGAGTGCCCTGCCAAGGACGATCTCCTCGTCGGTGAAGTCGGTGCCAAAGGGAAAACTTTTAAAAAATCCCTTTTTCCGGAAGGCTGCAAGTTTTTCTTCAAGGGCCTGGGGGGTGTTGTTTGTGAATGGTTCTGGAATCTGCCAGTCCCGGGGGATCTTTCCGGCGGCCTTGGCCTTATCCAGCAGCTCTTCCTGGAATCTTGAATCGGCAATGCAGATGAGCCGGGTCATGGCTTCCCGGTCCCTGGCCCCCCGGAGATCGGCAATTCCGTATTCAGTGACCACAATATCCCTTAAATGTCGTGGAATGGTGATGTGCCCATACTGCCACACCACGTTTGATGTGGTTTTGCTCCCGGCTTCCCGGGTGCTGCGGATCATGGTTACTGCCCGGCCGTCGTCCAGGGCGTGGGCCATGGCGACAAAGTTGTACTGGCCCCCGGGTCCTGAGATGATTTTGTTGTCTTCCAGTCCGCCGGCGCATACGGCGCCTGACAGGGTCACCATGATACCGGCATTGATGAATCTGCCGTGGACCCTCTGGAGGCGTTTGAGCGCTTCATTGCCGTAGAGCTGGTTCACATAGTCCACCCCGCGCATGTCAATCAGCTTGAGTTGATCGTCGTCCATCTCCCGAAGTTCCGTGTAGAAAGCCTGGGGACCGATGAAAAAGCTGGCATACAGTACCACGCCGTTTTTCAGGCAGGGGCCAAGGCAGTTGAGGGCCACGGCTTCCACATTTTTTGCGATTCGCATATCCAGGGAATATTCTGTCTGGCCAAGCCGGATGGAACGGTCTACATAGGTCACATCCGGGTGGAAAATGCCAAAATGCTTGAGAAAACCAACCTCACTTTCTTTGATCACCGGGTGGAGCATCCGTTGCGCCACAAACTCCCTGAAGATATCTTCGATCTGGGTGTCTTCAAATCTTTTCTGGTTGAGCAGTTTCTGGAGTCTGACATCTTCATAGACCTTGCGCTTGATGATGCCGGCCTTGATGAGTTCAAGAAGGCTGTCCACAAACATTTCAGATGAGCCCAAAAGCCCGGTTTTAAAAACATCGGTTCCACCGATGGTTTGAATCAAAGGATTGAACTTTGAAAGGATGTCGGCCTGGGTAAGAAAATCGCAATAGGCCTTATTTTCCCTGTGGCGCATATCAAGGCCTGCCACAATGGCGTCTCCGAGGGATCCGATGCCCACCTGGATTGTTCCCCCGTCCCGGACCAGGGTGGAGGCGTGGAGTCCGATCATCCAGTCCACATTGTTTATTGGTTCCTTGGGTGCCCCGAAAAGGGTGAAATCAAGGTCCGGGGAATCAATGACCATGTCGTAAAACCCGGGCTCAACCACTGCTTTGCCATACATGAATGGCAGATTGGTGTTCACCTGGGCAATGATGGCTACCTTTTCGCCTTTGGCCCTCATGTCGCGCATAACCTTTGCACCTTCCAGGTGAGTGTCTGGATTGGAGCTCATACTGAAGAGGATTTTTCCGTTGATCTCTTGTTTGGCCACCAGCTGGGATAGGACGTTGCACCGGTTGATCACGGCGTCCCGAACGGCATGGGTATAGTTTGAGCCAAGGTAGTTCTGGGCGGCATGGGCGTTGGTCATCCATCCGCCGGCCTTGTTGAAAAATTCCACCAGTTCAAAATTGGGCGGTATCTGACCCTTTCGCATGTCCAGGACATAGTCAAAATCGATGAAACCGCCCCAGATCCGTTCGACCAGGGGGCCGAGAAACCGGTGTTCAAGTTCACTTGACCAGGTGGGCTTCTCAAGGGCGACGGCTGTTACAAGGGTGAAATGAAGTTCTGGATCGGTTTTGAGGCGCCGGTAAATGGCATTGATGAGCTGGGTGGGTTTGGCAAGGGCCAGGGGGGCTGCAAGGATGATTTCTTTCCCCACCTGGCCGATAAGATCGTCAACGCATTGTTCAACATCTGTGAAATAAACCGGTTGCTTTTTACTCAAAATAGCCTCTCCTTTTCATGCGCATGTTTGAACAAAGATAATCTTTTTAGAATCGTACTATTGTTTTTAGAATACACATTGCTATCAGCTATTTTGTTAAAAGTAAACGGGCGGCCTGTCCACCTATCCTTTTGCGGACCGATATGCATCGTTGAGTCGTTCTTTGATGTAATTGACGGCTTTTTCGTCGTATTCGTCAAGGTCAAAGCAGTAGCCATCAGCGCCACCTGGAAGCCCCTCGGGAATGAGATCTCCTTCTTCGTCGGGATCTGTGATCATGTCTTCATAGAAGCAGACCGAGAGCCATCGGTTCGAAGGGTCATCATCAATGATGTCGGCCATGGCAAAAAGGTCCCGGCCCGTCTGGTTTTTGTGCCGGGGGCGAAGGGAGTAACTCACCCCGGGTCTTGCTATGAATTCACAGGTTACATCTTCCATTGTCAGAATATGGTCCCTGAATTCTATAAATGCTTGTTTGGTTCTAGTGTCGTTGTCTTTCCAGTCATCAAGAAACGCATCTATCTCTTTCATGATTCTCCTTTTTATTTTCGAGGAGCGGTTTTTAAATCCCTCCCCATGGGGTTGTTGTGGTTCATATTATTTTCCATGGCGGGGCAGGGTGTTAGGGTGCCTCTGACATGTGGGTGACAATGTGACCAAGTTCTGGGAATATCAGCTGGTTGCAGGCAAGTTTGCACGCCTTGAGGCTGCCTGGCATGCAAAAGACAGCCACGGAGTTGATGATGCCTGCCCTGGCCCTTGAAAGCAGGGCTGCAGAGTCGATCTCCTCAAAGCTGAGCATGGCAAAAAGAGTGGCAAAGGCCGTAAGTTTCTTTGTAAAAAGCGGGGTTACCGCCTCAATGGTGACATCCCTTGGGCTGATGCCCGTTCCACCGGTGAGGAGAATGGCGTTGGGGGTGATCTGTGTGACCACATGTTCGACCATATTCCGTATGGCTGCAATCTCGTCGGTCACCACGTGGTGGACAACGACCTCATGGCCTTCTTTTTTTGCCTGTTGCTTTATCCAGGTCCCGCTTTTGTCCTGGCTGAGGTCTCGTGTGGTGGATACCGAGATGACGGCCACCCTCAGTTTGCCCGGGTCTTTACTCTTGTGCTGCAAGGTTCCCATTTTACGCCTCCTGTTCGATGAACACGGTGTCTTTGCCGTCGTGTTCGCTGAGGCAGACGTTGACCATGTCCGAGTGAAGGGTGGCAAGGGTGGTTCCTTTATAGTCCGCCTGGAGGGGCAGTTCCCTGTGACCCCGGTCCACCAGCACGGCAAGTTCGATCCTTGCCGGTCTGCCGAAATCCATGATGGCGTCCATGGCAGCCCGTATGGTACGGCCCGTAAAGAGCACGTCATCCACAAGGATGATATTTTGATTGTCAACGGAGAAAGAAATTTTAGAGGCCCTTACAACGGGGTAGTGGCTGATCTGTGTCCAGTCGTCCCGGTAGAGGTTAATGTCCATGGCCCCCACTGGCACTTTGACCCCTTCGATTTTGAGTATTTTTTCCTGGAGCCGATGGGCAAGAAAGTCTCCCCGGGTCATGATCCCGGCCAGGGCAACATCTTTTACGCCCCTGTGGGTTTCAATGATCTCATAGGCCATTCGGGTAATCACCCTTTCCATGTCTTCGGCATTGAGAATGGTTCGTCGTTTTTTCATATCTGACCCCTGCTGTTCCAATGGTGCAGTGTACCCGCCGTTATTCCGTCATACATACCATGCCGGATTTTGATTTTAAATTTACCGGTAAACTGTTATCATCTTTTTTTCTACTGGGCAATAGATTAACCTGACGGACTGGAACAGATAACATGACCTATGATTGCACCGGGGTTATCCTGGCGGGGGGGGTGAATAAACGGCTCCCTGGAATAAAAAAAACCTTTCGTGAGATAAGGGGCCGGATGATCATGGAGGTCATTCATTCACTTTTTACCGATCTGTTTGACAGGGTGATCATTGTGGCAAATGATCCGGCGGCCTTTGGTGAATGGGATGCCACCATTGTGTCAGACATCTATCCCCATAGATGTCCCCTTGCCGGAATCCATGCAGGGCTCTTTTACGCATCCACTCCCAGGGTGTTTGTCTCTGCCTGTGACACCCCTTTCCTGGAAAGGCGTCTGGCCGAGTATATCCTCTCCCAGGCAGGTCCCGGCATTGACGTTGTGATCCCCGAGACAGATGCCGGACTTGAACCCCTGTGCGCCACGTATTCAAAGCATTGTCTGCCGCTGATCGAAACAAACCTTAAAAATCATATCTTTAAGATCAATCGATTTTTTCGAGAAAAACGGGTCAGAAGGATTCCCATGGACAAGATACAGGCCATTGATCCTGAAATCGATTCGTTCTTTAACATTAACACGCCCGAGGACCTTGAACGGGCAAGGGCCATTGCTGTGAAAAAAGGAGAATTCAATGGATATAAATAAAATGTTTGAACAGGTAAAAGCCCTTCCTGATTACGACCAGGTGGGCATGATACTCTGCCACAACGGTGTGGTTCGCAAAACCACCCGGGAAGGACAGGAGGTGACAGGTCTAAGGGTTAGCGTGGATCAGGAGGGCCTTGATTCCCTTGTAACGGCCCAGAAGAAAAAACAGGGCATTGTTGAGGTGCTGGTTGAGATTGCAGCAGATCAGGACCTTGCCGTTGGCCAGGATATCATGGCCATTGTGGTGGCAGGGGACATCAGGGAACGGGTGATCGAAACCCTCACAGATACCCTTGAACAGGTCAAGACAAAGATTACAAGCAAACAGCAGTTCTTCAAATAACCGGCACGGCCGGAGCGAGGTATGGCTCCGGCCTCAACGAATTTTGAAACACCTTCATTGGCAATGCTTTGGCGAGTGTTTCATATAACCGGCACGGCCGGAGCGTGGTATGGCTCCAGCCACAACGAACAATGAAACGCCCCTGTTTGCAATGCTTCGGTGAGTGTTTCTTATAAACCGGCACGGCCGGAGCGAAGTATCGGCTCTGGCCACAACGAACAATGAAACGCCTCAGTTTGCAATGCATTGGTGGGCGTTTCATATAAAAAAAAGGAAAATTGATGACGGATTTTACCCATTTGGACGACCAGGGAAGGGTCAGGATGGTTGATGTGGCCGGCAAAGATGTGACACGACGGGTCGCCATTGCCCGGGGCAGGATCGACATGACCGCGGATACTCTGGATCGAATTTTCGGCCGGAACGTGAAAAAGGGAAATGTCCTTGAAGCCGCAAGAATCGCAGGGGTAATGGCTGCCAAGCGGACGGCAGACCTTATTCCCATGTGCCATCCGTTGAACCTTACCCATGTGCGGGTGGATTTCTTTCCAGACCCTGGGCACAACCGTATTGAAATTGAGGCTGAAGCCTCCCTTGCCGGCAGGACCGGGGTGGAGATGGAGGCCCTGACCGCAGTATCTGTTGCCGCCCTGACCATCTATGACATGTGCAAATCCTATGACAAGGGCATGATCATTTCCGACATTCATCTCAAGAGTAAGACAGGGGGGAAGAGTGGCACCTTTTTGGCAGACAGGTATGGTCACCCATGAGAACCTGATCTTCCTTGGCGCCGGTTTTCTTGTGGGGGTCGTGGTTTGCCTGGTTTTCCAGCGCCTGGGCCTCTCCATGGTGACCCGCCGTCTGGCAAGTATCTCAGCCCAGGCCCTCCAGGCCAATTCCACCCAGTTCCTTGACCTTGCGGATCACTATTTTGCAGGTTATATCAAAGAAGCCAGAAAGGAGCTTGATATTAAGGGTGATGAGATGATCCGCAGCGTGGACCCCGTGCGCCAGGCCCTGGATCGTTATGAAAACCGCCTGGGTCAGATGGAGCTTGAGCGCGAAAGGGCCTTTGGTTCGTTGACGGCCCAGCTGGTGGAGATGGCAAGGACCCAGGAGAGTCTCCAGCGGGAGACCGGCAACCTTGTCAAATCGTTGCGCCTGCCCCATGTCCGGGGCCGATGGGGGGAGATCACCCTGAGAAAAGTGGCTGAACTGGCCGGCATGGCTGAACAGTGTGATTTTACAGAACAGCTCCAGAAAGGGTCGGGCAAGGGTGCCCTTCGTCCGGACATGGTGGTTCATCTGCCCGGGGATCGAAATATTGTGGTGGATTCCAAGGTGCCGCTTGCGGCCTATCTTGACGCCCTTGAATCCACGACAAAGGAGGCGCGCAAGGCCGGCCTGTTAAACCATGCCCGCCAGGTCCTGGCCCACATCAACGCCCTTTCGGCCAAGGAATACTGGCGGCAATTTACACCTACACCCGAGTTTGTGGTGTTGTTTATACCCGGGGAAAACTTTTTCAGCGCAGCCCTTGCCCAGAAGCCCGATCTTATTGAGACCGCCATCCAGAAAGGGGTCATCCTGGCAACGCCTGCCACCCTGATTTCCCTGTTAAAATCGGTCTCCTACGGGTGGAGCCAGGCAAAGAGCCATGAAAATGCCAAGGAGATCACCCGGCTGGGGAGTGAGCTTTTCCAGCGGATCTCCCTGATGGCTGAATCCATGAACCTGCTGGGCAAGGATATAGAGCGGGCAGCTTCAACCTACAATAAAACCGTGGGGACCATTGAGCGACGGGTAATGGTTTCTGCCAAAAAATTATCAAACCTCGGCATTGCCGAGGATAGAAATATCCCCGAGGTCCATTCGGTGACCACGGGCATTCGAAACATGGCAGTTGAGGAGAAACAATAAAAATGGAAGTGTTCAGAACAGGGGCTGGGTCCATGGAACGACCTGGGCAAATAAGCGGCAGGTCAGTGTGGCTGGTTGTCGGGTTAGCCATGTTTACCATGGCACTATCCTTTTTTCCAGCGTGCGGGCCCAAACCACCCGTCCCGGTAACACAGTACACCAGCCTTGAACCCCTTGCCTTGAAGGATTATCCTGATTTTTCCGACACCCTTGGAAAGGAGGGTCTTGAACGCGCTCTTCAGGCCAGCCTTGTCTATTTTAACCGGATCCCCGATTCCAGGTCTTTTCAATTCGGACCTGATGTGTTCGATGTCGTTCATCTCAGGCAGTCTGTCCAGCGATTCCTTGAATTTTTTGCAACCGGTCCGGATACTGATGCCCTGAACCGGTTCATTCGGGACAATTATCGGGTCTATGGCTCAAGGGCGAATATGGAAAAAGGTGTCCTTTTTACCGGATATTACGAACCGTCAATGGCGGCAAGCCTTGTCCGGGATAAAGACTACCAATACCCCCTGTTTTCCGTGCCCGACGATCTTTTGACCATTGACCTTGCTGCATTTTCCGATCGTTTCAAGGGTTTTTCAAAGCTGACGGCAAGGGTCGACAACCATCGGGTCGTTCCCTATTATACCCGCCAGGAGATCAACGGGATTAAAGATTTTGAACTGCGGGCCAAACCCCTTGCCTGGGTTAAAGACCGCACGGATCGGTTTTTCCTTGAAATCCAGGGGTCTGGACGGCTTTTTCTCAAGCAGGGCGGTGAGATGAATGTCCACTACAGCACCAAAAACGGGCATCCCTATAAGGCTGTGGGACGCTATCTTATTGACCAGGGCGAAATTGCCCGGGAGGATATGTCAATGCAGGCCATCAGGCGTTGGATTGAGAACAATCCTTCACGCCAGGATGCGCTTTTCAACTATAACCCCAGCTTTGTCTTTTTCCAGCAGGAGCAGGGTGGCCCCTTTGGCAGTATCAATGTTGAACTGACCCCCCTACGTTCCATTGCAACGGACCGGACGCTTTTTCCCAAGGGTGCTGTCTGTTTTATTCAAACAAAAATCCCAGACCCGGATACGCTTGAACAGCCCGAGTCATGGCAATCTTTTTCCGGTTTTGTTATGAACCAGGATACGGGCGGAGCCATAAAAGGAGCCGGCCGCTGCGACCTGTTTTACGGTAACGGCAGGTATGCCGAGTTTGGTGCCGGGCACATGAAGCACCCGGGCAATTTGTTCTTTCTGGTATTAAAGCCTTGAATTTTCCTTGCAAATCCCCTGTTTGTCGAATAATGTTGACAGATAATTCGGACCAGGTTGAGGAGGCTTGTTGACCCATGATTCCGGGATTTGAAGCCATTGTTGAACAAAGAATCAAACAGGCACAGGAAAACGGGGAGCTGGATAACCTGCCCGGGCAGGGGCAGCCGTTGCCCAATGAGGAGATTGATTTCTCAAACGAGCTGAGGCTTGCCCACAAGATATTGAAGAATGCTGGTTTTCTTCCCCCTGAGGTGGAACTCAGACGAGATATCTCCGCCATGGAACAGCTCCTTGATGCCGTTGAACCAGGCAGTGGTGAACAGGAGCGTATCCGAAAAAAACTGAACCTTCTCATGACCCGGCTGGGCATGACTAAAACTACCAGGAAAACAATTTCAATTCCTGCTGAATACAGGAACTCCATTATAAACAGGATGTCGTAAATTCCATGAAATTTAAAAATAAAGATAAAGAGGGGATTTTTAAAAGTCTCTTTGCCGCCTATTTTGTTCTTCTTCTCCATGTGTTTCTTCTTGCCGGAACGGGCATCACAGTTGTCCTGTTCCGGGGGGTGTACCACTATCTTCCCTGGATCATGGCAGGTCTGGCTGTGCTCATCCTTGCTCTGTTCTGGATTTTTTATCTTCGGATGAAAAAGAGCAGCCGGGAGATTAAGGATGTGCTCTCCTTTCCCGAGTTCAGGGGCAGGGCTGTAGAAATAAAACTTCTGGGGGGAATGGCCACTTTTTCCATTGGGGAATCCAAGGGCATCAACACCCCCCTCCTTGGCCAGGACGGCTTCCAGGGCGATGGTGGCGGTGGGCAATTAAAGCTTGCAGCCCCGGAAGAGGGAATAGAGCAGCGGCTTGCAGATCTTGCCAGGCTCTATGAGGACGAGCTGATCACCAAGGAGGAGTTTGACATTGCCAAGCGGCGAATCCTTCTTGATTAACCGGCATGGCCGGCCCATGGTTCTATTCTGATTACAACGAATGATACACGCCTCTGGTTGTAATGGGTCGGGGAACGTTTCATAAAATTTGAGAAAATAAATTTAACCCATGGGGACAGGCGGCAACCTTGTCCCAAATACAGGGGGGGAAATATGGTAAAAATAAAACTGGCATTGTTGTCTGGCGGCATTTCGTCGGAACGGGAGGTTTCCCTGAACGGCGGGTTTCAGGTGTATGAAGCACTGGACAAGGAACGATACGACATTGTTCGATACGATCCTGCCACGGACCTGGCAACCCTTGTGAACGATGCTGAAACCATTGATGTGGCGCTGTTGATTCTCCACGGCCCCTTTGGTGAGGACGGCACGGTTCAGGGACTTCTGGATCTTCTGGATATTCCCTACCAGGGGGCCGGTGTGCTTGGCAGTGCTATTGCCATGAACAAGCTTGTATCAAAACGGCTTTACCTGCAGGCCGGAATTCCAACGCCGGAATTCCTTAGTTTTTCAAGGACGGATAAGGTGGATCTCCATGCCTGTGTAGAACGGCTGGGCCTGCCCATTGTGGTCAAACCCGTATCTGCCGGCTCAAGCGTGGGTATGAGTATTGTCAAGCAGGAGAAGAATCTTGGGGCTGCATTGGAAAAGGGTTTTGAACAGGATGAAGCTGTTCTGCTCGAGGCCTATGTTAAGGGGCTCGAACTCACCTGCGCTGTGGTCGGTAACCAGGAGATCGAGGCCATGCCTGTGATTGAGATTCTTCCCGGGGAAGGCCATGAATTCTTTGACTATGATGCCAAGTATGTTGCCGGTCGTACCCAGGAGATCTGTCCGGCAAGGATCGAAGAATCGGTTCGAAAGACGGTCCAGGCCCATGCCATTGAGGCCCACAAGGCTCTTTTCTTGAAGGGCTACAGCCGAACGGATATGATTCTTTCAGACAGGGGGGTAACGGTTCTGGAGACCAATACCATTCCAGGGATGACTGAAACCAGTCTTCTTCCCCGGGCGGCAAAGGTTGCGGGATATTCGTTCTCCCAGCTGCTTGACCGACTGATCGAGCTTGCCATGGAAAAATGACGGCCGTTTAAACCGTGTCTCAGATCTGTAACCTTGAGTCATAACCGGCCCCGCCGGAATGAGGCAGCCAATAATGAAATTTTTGCCGATTGAAATGTATTGGCAGGACTTTTTTAAAACAAAAGAATGGAGAGATAAACGATAATGAAGATTCTTGTTGTGGGAAGCGGTGGCAGGGAGCATGCCCTGACCTGGAAGATTTCCCAGAGTACCATGGTGGATAAGATTTATTGCGCTCCCGGCAATGCAGGTACAACCCAGTACGCGGAAAACCTTGCCATCAAAGCCGACGATATCGAGGCCCTGGGTCTGTTTGCAAAGGAAAACGGGGTAGACCTCACCGTTGTCGGGCCGGAAGTCCCCCTTTCCATGGGTATTGTGGATCATTTTGAATCCATGGGGCTCAGGGCCTTTGGACCCA
Coding sequences:
- a CDS encoding SDR family oxidoreductase yields the protein MNRYDKRLFCHDLPTKPDPTMGIILVTGATGYIGGRLVTELLARGYRVRIMVRVASPDHQERWPGAEIVTGDALSVPCLTDAFKGVHGAYYLIHSMLLGQDEFETVDIMAAVNFRKAAESQGVERIIYLGGLGDSRDSLSPHLRNRNQVGATLKGGRVAVTELRAAIIMGSGSVSHEIIKSLVVDAPILPLPAWSRTRCQPIAIRDVVKYLVGVLEIPDTAGRSFDIGGPDILTYGEMIRTMARILNKKPWFMPSPIQSVSVNAYLVSLITPVPATITRALFEGIVNEVVCRENRIRQSLWFDLLSYEESVKRALAMEDLNTVTTRWSDAYPRDYSLAVRLDQLPRPPLYTSTCSIESTKTAQAIFRSVCGIGGERGWFHSNLLWKLRGMADRMMFGVGTARGRKHSVGLKVNDVIDFWRVERIIYDAHLLLRAEMQVPGFAWLEFTVEPSRGRHLLTVTAYFHPRGMWGKIYWYAMLPFHYFIFTDIIRQIEAAA
- a CDS encoding acetyl-CoA hydrolase/transferase C-terminal domain-containing protein; this translates as MSKKQPVYFTDVEQCVDDLIGQVGKEIILAAPLALAKPTQLINAIYRRLKTDPELHFTLVTAVALEKPTWSSELEHRFLGPLVERIWGGFIDFDYVLDMRKGQIPPNFELVEFFNKAGGWMTNAHAAQNYLGSNYTHAVRDAVINRCNVLSQLVAKQEINGKILFSMSSNPDTHLEGAKVMRDMRAKGEKVAIIAQVNTNLPFMYGKAVVEPGFYDMVIDSPDLDFTLFGAPKEPINNVDWMIGLHASTLVRDGGTIQVGIGSLGDAIVAGLDMRHRENKAYCDFLTQADILSKFNPLIQTIGGTDVFKTGLLGSSEMFVDSLLELIKAGIIKRKVYEDVRLQKLLNQKRFEDTQIEDIFREFVAQRMLHPVIKESEVGFLKHFGIFHPDVTYVDRSIRLGQTEYSLDMRIAKNVEAVALNCLGPCLKNGVVLYASFFIGPQAFYTELREMDDDQLKLIDMRGVDYVNQLYGNEALKRLQRVHGRFINAGIMVTLSGAVCAGGLEDNKIISGPGGQYNFVAMAHALDDGRAVTMIRSTREAGSKTTSNVVWQYGHITIPRHLRDIVVTEYGIADLRGARDREAMTRLICIADSRFQEELLDKAKAAGKIPRDWQIPEPFTNNTPQALEEKLAAFRKKGFFKSFPFGTDFTDEEIVLGRALRQFKQKAEENKFAIMPGLIGQGLSSIPKTARPYLERMGLEDPETMQEKLMQKIVLFALKSSGAI
- a CDS encoding MogA/MoaB family molybdenum cofactor biosynthesis protein produces the protein MGTLQHKSKDPGKLRVAVISVSTTRDLSQDKSGTWIKQQAKKEGHEVVVHHVVTDEIAAIRNMVEHVVTQITPNAILLTGGTGISPRDVTIEAVTPLFTKKLTAFATLFAMLSFEEIDSAALLSRARAGIINSVAVFCMPGSLKACKLACNQLIFPELGHIVTHMSEAP
- the pyrR gene encoding bifunctional pyr operon transcriptional regulator/uracil phosphoribosyltransferase PyrR, with amino-acid sequence MKKRRTILNAEDMERVITRMAYEIIETHRGVKDVALAGIMTRGDFLAHRLQEKILKIEGVKVPVGAMDINLYRDDWTQISHYPVVRASKISFSVDNQNIILVDDVLFTGRTIRAAMDAIMDFGRPARIELAVLVDRGHRELPLQADYKGTTLATLHSDMVNVCLSEHDGKDTVFIEQEA
- the mobA gene encoding molybdenum cofactor guanylyltransferase, with the translated sequence MTYDCTGVILAGGVNKRLPGIKKTFREIRGRMIMEVIHSLFTDLFDRVIIVANDPAAFGEWDATIVSDIYPHRCPLAGIHAGLFYASTPRVFVSACDTPFLERRLAEYILSQAGPGIDVVIPETDAGLEPLCATYSKHCLPLIETNLKNHIFKINRFFREKRVRRIPMDKIQAIDPEIDSFFNINTPEDLERARAIAVKKGEFNGYK
- a CDS encoding molybdenum cofactor biosynthesis protein MoaE, which encodes MDINKMFEQVKALPDYDQVGMILCHNGVVRKTTREGQEVTGLRVSVDQEGLDSLVTAQKKKQGIVEVLVEIAADQDLAVGQDIMAIVVAGDIRERVIETLTDTLEQVKTKITSKQQFFK
- the moaC gene encoding cyclic pyranopterin monophosphate synthase MoaC; the encoded protein is MTDFTHLDDQGRVRMVDVAGKDVTRRVAIARGRIDMTADTLDRIFGRNVKKGNVLEAARIAGVMAAKRTADLIPMCHPLNLTHVRVDFFPDPGHNRIEIEAEASLAGRTGVEMEALTAVSVAALTIYDMCKSYDKGMIISDIHLKSKTGGKSGTFLADRYGHP
- a CDS encoding DNA recombination protein RmuC, whose product is MAPFWQTGMVTHENLIFLGAGFLVGVVVCLVFQRLGLSMVTRRLASISAQALQANSTQFLDLADHYFAGYIKEARKELDIKGDEMIRSVDPVRQALDRYENRLGQMELERERAFGSLTAQLVEMARTQESLQRETGNLVKSLRLPHVRGRWGEITLRKVAELAGMAEQCDFTEQLQKGSGKGALRPDMVVHLPGDRNIVVDSKVPLAAYLDALESTTKEARKAGLLNHARQVLAHINALSAKEYWRQFTPTPEFVVLFIPGENFFSAALAQKPDLIETAIQKGVILATPATLISLLKSVSYGWSQAKSHENAKEITRLGSELFQRISLMAESMNLLGKDIERAASTYNKTVGTIERRVMVSAKKLSNLGIAEDRNIPEVHSVTTGIRNMAVEEKQ